In a single window of the Porites lutea chromosome 14, jaPorLute2.1, whole genome shotgun sequence genome:
- the LOC140924968 gene encoding uncharacterized protein — protein sequence MLEIEMERRKFQKFPTSGSNEAVRHPVASARALTEQGAIVCQPTEEVDHPIHVRELREEQNPQQPGAIRGTQNGLMGPQGIPPLVAVVSRYPDLLVELPVKVIQLHSGSSQAMQYNAFDMQPYRELDRGRLRVNEGARPQARQNGTRYSVEETNQFHEQAQEDERMGAISLPLQIIINRLSPPEPKSSIGQNCGGKYIWKIEHFSQHLQDALNGIITSLESPPIYTGLQEYKFFMRIFLKGVNGGDGRHIGLFVGMMKGEYVTVLKWPFCGRISLTIKDQSTDVHGFRNDISGTFMANRNPGAFQKPAAAESGYTTLYGYAEFAPVATVCTQQYSKDDTVMVKIEIHKNI from the exons TGGAAGCAATGAAGCTGTAAGACATCCAGTTGCTTCAGCGAGAGCGCTCACGGAGCAAGGG GCGATTGTGTGTCAACCCACCGAGGAAGTTGATCATCCCATTCATGTGAGAGAGCTGAGAGAAGAACAAAATCCTCAACAGCCTGGTGCCATACGAGGGACTCAGAATGGGCTGATGGGTCCCCAGGGTATACCACCTTTGGTAGCTGTGGTATCAAGATACCCTGATCTCCTGGTGGAGCTACCTGTGAAGGTTATCCAGTTGCACTCAGGGAGTAGCCAGGCGATGCAGTATaacgcttttgacatgcaaccATATCGTGAGCTGGACAGAGGAAGACTGCGGGTCAACGAGGGGGCAAGACCACAAGCACGCCAGAATGGAACCAGGTACTCTGTCGAGGAGACCAACCAATTTCACGAGCAGGCCCAAGAAGATGAACGCATGGGTGCAATTTCTCTTCCTCTGCAGATAATAATTAACAG GTTAAGTCCTCCAGAGCCAAAGTCATCCATTGGTCAGAACTGTGGTGGAAAATATATTTGGAAGATAGAGCATTTCTCTCAGCACCTCCAGGATGCTCTCAATGGAATAATAACATCACTTGAGAGTCCTCCAATTTACACAGGCCTACAAGAATACAAGTTCTTCATGCGCATATTCCTAAAAGGCGTTAATGGTGGAGATGGAAGACACATAGGCCTTTTTGTTGGCATGATGAAGGGAGAATACGTTACTGTTCTGAAATGGCCCTTCTGTGGACGAATCTCTCTCACCATCAAGGATCAAAGCACTGATGTTCATGGCTTCCGCAACGATATCAGTGGCACTTTCATGGCCAATAGAAATCCGGGAGCTTTTCAGAAACCTGCCGCCGCCGAGAGCGGATACACCACCCTGTATGGCTACGCAGAGTTTGCGCCCGTCGCCACGGTTTGTACCCAACAGTACTCTAAAGATGACACAGTGATGGTCAAGATTGAGATCCATAAAAACATCTAA